GCCAAACACCACAATGAGCGTGTTTGCATTTCACTAAGAAATTGCCTGTCCCAGGAAGGAGGCGGTAAGCTATTTGTCAATATGGGGCCGACGAGGGTCAACACCGGCATGTCGCAACATGAAAGCAGACAAAGGACAGCAAACTCCCTCGGGCCAGAGGAGTAGGGACAACAAGCTCACGTGGAGAAAGCGGAGAAGAGCAGAGCCTCTGTGTGCGGTCAGGTTAAAGCCCATCTTGAACTacgaaacatgcggggagagtgaggcgaccgcCAGCGGTGGAAAAATGCAAGCATGATCAAAGCAAACTTCGGGGCGACCACGAGGAAaaagccatgcgtaaatggccaaggTGAAATCGTTCCGTGgcaaagaggtagggttgccaacatccaggtggtggctggagatctactgctattacaactgatctccagccgatagagatcagttcacctggagaaaaatggccacttcggcaattggattctatggcattgaagtccctccccttcccaaaccccgccctcctcaggctgcgccccaaaaacctcccacaggtggcaaagagatacctggcaaccctacaaagaggaTTCCTCCATGGCGCAACTCCTTggcttgtttcttttttttttcttcctaaaaGTGTATAATGAGATGGGTTCAGGTAAGGGAGTGTGACCCAGGAGCATTACTGTTGTGATAGGACTTATAATTTCAAGATCTGTCCTTTAACATaagtgtgttaatttgaagaccttccctgAGGTCACTTGTTCACACATACAGTTGAGTTAGATGAGAGTGCTTGCATGAGCCTGTTGGAGTCGCTCCTTAGATAAAAGCTGTTTGAACTTCTCCTCATTCTTTTGATCTCTTATTTTGGAACCcggaaacattaaaataacaagtTTGCACCACGGAAAAGAAATGATGCTCAGGCTCCGACTGTCAGTCAAACACTCAGATAAAGTGATTCCAAACCAGCTGTTTACTCTAGAATTGCCAATTGTTGGCAACCCGTTGCCTTCCAATGTTTTACTTTTTTATCTTTTTCTGGTAGACATGATTTGCGGTaatttgaaaacacacacacaattgcagcACCGAGCTACCCCATGCAGAGATTCAAAGAGCTCTTGAGGTTTTCTAGGGCTTtctaatttttttctcccttttcattGCAGCTTAACAATCCaaaccaataaaaaataattaaatagtgGACAATTCCACGATCCAATAATAaacacacttttttaaaaattatgagcAGTGGCTCTGGCAGGGTACAAAATGAAAAGCCTTagtagtgattttttttaaaaaaattcaaggcATTCTGGGATATCACCTGATCAGTTATCAGCATCATTAAAGCCTAGTGAAGTAATCTATAACAGGCCAATTTGACTACATGCATAGGAAGTATAACTTCCACATTTGCATACACAAGAGGTCTCCCATGCCATcttttaggacaggggtggggaacgtcaggcctgtataaggcccgcaaaatcatttggtctggcctttcatgggtcctggcagatctctagctcagaaggatctaagactggtgatccgcaccctcctgcaaacaggaatagcctctatttaaggtggatgtgagtttgtttcaccgagaaaaggaacctttttcccccttgcagaagagttgttagctgtggagctgctaggactgcccaagaaactgtgttaaccctttcccacccgggccatggagaaactacgtggaagacacttggagccgtctccggtcgtgcttcttagctaaatgtttgaccaaatgtagcaggttaattttaattaagctgataattttgtatggcccgcgaatgatgttataaatatccaaatggcccttagcagaaaaaaggttcctcacccctgtttTAGGAAGACAAACCCACCAAAAGGGTTATATAGGAACTGACAAAAGCAATCGGTGGTCCTTAAGAAGacgaagaattggttttatatctcgattttctctttttttaaaaggagactcaaaccaacttacgatctccttcccttcctctccccacaacagacaccttgagaggtaggtgaggctgagagagttcagagagaactgtgactaccccaaggtcacccagccggcttcatgtggaggagtggggaaacaaatccggttcaccagactagcgtcctccgctcatgtggaggagtggggaatcaaacctggttctccagatcagagccttaCTTCATACGATTACTGTGGGAGTACACGATAAGGTCACACAACTCTTTGTACAAAGTACAGTGAGAATGATAAATAATAGACAGTTCTGAAAAAAATGGTACAAATGTTGTAGGACATCGAGGACAAGCGATCGGCCATTTGGCATTACCACAGTGAGATCCTGAGACAGACAGTCAAGTAATTCAGCAGCAACCTGCCACGTACAAGAAGGCCGGCCAGTGTGTCCAGTCCCTTGGCAATGAGGTTCTAGGACAAAGATGGAAGATGGGAAAATACGGTAAGTTGGATTTGTCAGTTTTCAGTGTAAGGTTGGCCTTCACAGTGAAGTGTAGCCTGGAGGTGAAAGAGACCCCGTAGTCCATTCTTCTCaactggagaggagggggagTCAGCCCAGTCCCTTCCAGCCCAGTCCCTTCCAGTAGAGACTGGGTGTCGCTCCTGCTTCCTGCTTGAATCTTCTTGCACTCAAAAGTAATGTAATGAATAGTAATGTTTTCACAAGCCATTTTGCTTcaccagtaggcttgccaacctccacgtactagctggagatctcttgctattacaactgatctccagccgagagagatcagttcacctggagaaaatggctgctttggccattggactctatggcattgaagtccctccccaccccaaaccctgccctcctcaggctctgccccaaaaacctcccgccggtggcaaagagggacctggcaaccctattcaccaggGTTTCTCCTCTTCTCACCCCACAGTCAGCTTAATCCTTCCAAGTTCCTTTCTGGTTTtatcctttggaggccaaaagaAGGGCAAATGCAAACATGGCCCAGAAAACCATTCGTAACATCTGGATTTTGGGCCCTGACAAGTCTGTTGTTTCTAGGGAAGGTCATGCTCCGGCCTGACTTGGGTCTTCAGCCTGACAACCGAGCCACCGCAGCTGAGGGGCCCATTTCCCAGATGCCACAACTTGCAGCTTATCCGGATCAAACTTCCAGAACCGGTCATTTCGGAAGAAATAGACGAAGCCGTCCGAATGAGTCAAGGCTCCGTTGGCCATGACTGggacccctccccagtctctcaaGCTCCGGGGGTAGTAAGGCTCCACCTGGAAGGTCTCCTCGTTAACCACATAGTATTTGGGGCCTTTGAAAAGAATCAGATGGTGGAGGGGCTGGAAATAGAGGGTGGCATCAGGGTGGCGTGGAAGATCACCGGTGCTGCTACACTTCCGGGGAAAGCCGGCTTCTAACGAGGGGCCGACGTACCGCCAGCACCTGCCACCTGTAGGGAGCGACAAAAAAATAGCAGGGTCAGATTTCTTTTAAGGCAGCAGACCAAGTAGCAGTAGCAGTAGCagtagcaggaggaggaggaggaggaggaagaagaagaagaagaagaagaagaagaagaagaagaagaagaagaagaagaaggaggaggaggaggaggaggaggaggaggaggaggaggaggaggaggaggaggtttttatatgtcgactttaccacttaaggaagaatcaaactggcttacaatcaccttcccttcccctccccacaacagacaccctatgaggtaggtggggctgagagagctctaacagagctgtgacttgcccaaggtcacccagctggcttcatgtgtaggaatggggaaacaaatccagttcaccggattagcctccaccgctcatgaggaagagtggggaatcaaacccggttctccagatcagactccaccgctccaaaccaccgctcttaaccactacaccacactggctccaggtgttgccaggtggcttggaattgcctgccaatctactGGCTGGCACACAATGAGGATTGCGCATGCACGCCCGGCCATGAGCCATGCGATCCCGGCACTTCCGGAAACGCCGCCATGcaacgggacgatttaccactcaaacgaggGTTTGAGTAGTAAATCGTCCCGTTGCACAgcagcgcttccagaagtaaaccggaagtgacgggatcgcGTGGCTCGTGGCCGTGTGTGTgcgatccccacccccaaaatctgccgccagaggagaggggtgggacctggcaaccctaggaccaaaGCAGACCTCTGCTTTTTGAAAACTGCAGAATCATAGCAACGGAAGGAATGTAAAGCAGGAATACTCTAGGCTTAAATATTATAACATTCTGGACCAAGATAATTTTAAGGCTTCACCGGAAAAACCAGAAGTGTGTAAAATTATGCAAACAAACACATCAGCAGCACAGCTTTCCGTATGTTTTGAACAGGCTTACCAATGGCCCAGGCCTAGCAAGGAATTCCCAGCCCTAATCATCCACCCTTGACAAATTCAGGAGCCAGAGAAAAAAATAGCCTCCATAGTGtcactaggaatttcccctggACTCTGTCATCTTTGCTATAGAGATTAaatgaaattcctagagtgtcagctggaagtgacatcacatcctctccCAACTCCACCCTCATTAGgcactgatccccccccccaaaaaaaatcctagcATTTGCCTAGGCAGAGTTAGGAACTCCAATTCTAAATAATTTCTTCTGCCATTTTGTACCTCTGCATGCCAATTGCTGAGGGGGAAACAACAGGGAGAGGCTTTGACCTCTATGCCCTATCTAATGGTCCTCCTGTGGGCATCTTTCCTAGCTCTGCTACAGAAGTGAACGTGGGACTTCCTGTGGGGTTCATCGGTGAATCATGACTTCCAAGCGGTGGTGGGAGAAAAGTTAGGGGGAAAAGCAGCCTCTTGTACATATCAGAAAATCatacaggaagtgacaaagggtagctctaggaaaatTTCAGAACTCGATGGCtttaccatggagtttccagagatttctagagctacccgtTGTCACTTTCTGTGCACACATCTAGTAAGTAAATgaggctgatttttaaaaaaattatcctgtgATATTGTGCCCCACTCAACTCTCTCACCATTTGCcgggcactgcctggcaaccctacaaacaagtGTAACCACCTTTGAAGAAGTAGAATTTCCCATCTTCCTCTGAGAAGGCGGCAGCATCAACGGTGGATGGTAGCCCTGGCCACTTTGTCCGGAGTAGCTGTGGGCCAGTGGTGTTCCCTGCTCTTGATATGGTCCAAAAATAGCCACCTTTAAAGATGTAAAGATTGCCTTCCAGATCTGCACAGGATAAATGGAAAATATGTTAGAGAGTAGCTATCACATTCCCCTTCTCTAATAAAGATGGATAGATCAAACTTGAAGGACCGCTTCTCTATGAAATACAGTCCCCAATATGTTGcactgatggttagggttgccgacctcgaggtggggactggagatctattagaattacaacggatctccagtagggttgccaacctccaggtactagctggagatctcctgctattacaaccgatctccagccgatagagatcagttcccctggagaaaatggccgctttggcattggactctatggcactgaagtccctcccctctctaatccccaccctcctcaggctccacccccaaactctccaggtatttcccaaccacgagctggcaaccctacctggtgagCCTGTGGAAGAGACAAGATTCGTACCCAGTACTTTTCAATGCCTAGCATGGTCCCTTCCCCTCTTTCCCAACACTCTTGGCAAGCTGATTCGCCAGCTCTTACCTACAGTTATGGCATCAAAAAATGACCTGCAGTAATGGGCACTGCGATTTCCTTCCTGATGCTCCCCGCCTTCAATATCCTGGCTCCAGTCTTGGAAACGAGCAAATAGCTTCCCCGGGAGCTGGACTGTGGAGCCCCAGGGAGGCTTCCCTGCCAAAGAGACATCACGTTAAATTAAAGGCTGGCTACCAGAAAAGTTACTTCATGGAAGATTTCTCAGGGAAGCAGCAAAGAGTTCAGCCTTGGCACACCAAGTTGAATCCTGCCCTCAATTTTTACTTGACCTTCTTCCACTTGCCTGGCCATTAGGCCAGTCAGCCTAATGTCTGTCCCTGGCAAATTAGTGGAAACTGTAATCAATTCTTTATTGGGCACATAGAAGAACAAGGCCTGccaagggaaaatcagcatggcttctgcaaagggaagccctgcctcagcaaccttttggagttctttgggaACGTAAACAAGAATGTCGATAAAGGTGACCTGGTAGACATGATATACTTGGACTTACAAAAGACTTTTGACAAAGTATTTCATcgaagactcctgagtaaacttagcagtcatgggacaAAAAGatgggtcctcttatggattaacaATTGGTTAAATGAtaagaagcagagagtaggaataaatggacagttctcacaatggagggaagtaagcagtggggtcccataaggatcagtattggggccaGTATTGCGattaagacagattcatggaggataggtctatcggTGGCTcctagccatggggactaaagggaacctccgtgttcagaggcatttagcctctgaatcccaatgccaggaggcaacatcaggggaaggcctcggtctctatgccctgttgtgggacctccagaggaactggttggccactgtgtgagaggcaatgctggactagatggaccactggtctgatccagcaaggctcttctgatgttcttatgaccttgcCCAATTCCTCCCCTCTTCACAGCATCTGTCCCTCTTGGCATTCGTCTGTGTGGTTTCCACCATCTccaaaacagttttttaaaatggtcCACAGGGGATCATACTTTGTCTTTCACCAAtcaaaaagctcatacccaactTTAAAGTGATTTGGGAACCTCAGGTTTGATGACCTGTGTGGAAATGCCATGCCCTTCCAACCGCTgcaagggagaggctgtggctcaggtgTTAGAGCATcggcatggcatgcagaaggtgccaggttcaatccccagcatctccagttaaagggatcagaaattaggttgatgtgaaagacttcgacctgagacctgctgccagtctgaacagacgatactgaccttgatggaccaagggtctgattcagtgtaaggcagtgttgtatgtgtgtgtgatcaaacgcccctctccctctttctttaaaAACTAAGCCTAGAGAGAGCTGGATACAAGAAAGCCATGCTTACCATATAAATTCTGGATCGCAAGAATGTCATCCCAGCTGAGGACAAAATCCTTGCCCAGTTTTTTGTAGTATGGGGACATCAGTGCCCTGCGCACCGGGGAATGCTCCAAGCCCAGCGTATGCCCAATCTCATGTGCCACCACCACAAAGAGGTTGCGGCCCTTGCTGCTGTCCAGCGACCACCTCTCGTCGTTGTCAAAATGTGCCTCACCACGGCGTGGGAAGAAGGCATGCGCCAAAGCGCCTCCTGGAGGAAAAGGTCAGATGCCAATAAAAGCCATAAGAGTCACATTGGGATACCCTCTAGTGTGAAAAAAGCATGCCACCTGCACTTCTGTTTCCCATGGATCTGCagtaatgttaaaaaaaacaacaccaaaacATCACAGGGGCGGCAAGGAATGTGCGAACTTGCTAGCCTATTTTTGGGTATAAAAATAATTCACTTCTTGGGAATTGTTGCACTGGGGTAGCTAAAGGAATTATCTCAAAGCTTctagttcaaatctccattctgcaaTGAACTCGCTAATTTGTCTTCGACAAGTCTCTCTAAGCTCAGTGCTCCATCTgtgatataaataataataataatgttatatcaagttgcaactgacttatagtgaccccagcaaggagtgTTCAATGCAAGACATGAGccaaggtggttttgccattccCAGCAATCtcggtgttccttggtggtctcccatccaaggactaaccatggccaaccctgcttagtttccatgcTCTAATGAGATTGGGGTAGGCTGAGCTATCAGGCTGCAGTGTAAGATAATGCTAAAGTAATAATATTGGCCTGCCTCACAAGGATGTTGTAAGGTTTACATGGTAATGCATGTGAGCATCAAAAGTGCTATAGGGATTGTGCTGGGTCGTGGTGTTGCTGCTCAGACCACATGATACTCCTCACCAGTCCCCTTCCATGATTCCTGACCATACATCATAGTCCCAACCCAAATTGTGCCAGGAATTAAGTTAAATTATCAGCATGGAACCTACAGCGCACATCTGATTGTGCAGGCCTGGAAACGACACAAGGAAAACGCACTGTGTAGTTAGACCAtcaccatgacctggatggcccaggctagcctgatctcattagatctcagaatctaagctgGGTCCGCCTTgtttactatttggatgggagaccaccaaggaatacagggcgcagaggcaggcaatggcaaaccacctctgcatgtctttCGCCTTGGAAACCCTTCAGAAGTCGCaatatgttggctgcaacttgatggccctttccaccaccttggttaggaaacttgctaggtgatcttgggccagccataagaacataagaaaggccctgctggatcagaccaaggcccatcaagtccagcagtctgttcacacagtggccaaccaggtgcctctaggaagccatgaacaagacgactgctgcaccaacatcctgcctgtgttccacagcacctaatatcataggcatgctcctctgatcatggagagaatgggtacccatcatgactagtatccattctaactagtagccatgaatacccctcccctccatgagcatgtccactcccctcttcaagccttccatgttggcagccatcaccacatcctggggcagggagttccacaatttaaccatgcgttgtgtaaaaaaatacttcgttttatctgttttgaatctgtcaccctccagcttcaacagattacCTTGCgttgtagtattatgggagagggagaatcaCACTCTCACTCTGCCTCACCCACTTCCCATGGTGGTTCTAAAGATAAACTGAGGAAGGAAGAACCACTTATGTCACACTGAGCGCCTTGGTGGAAGAATGGGATAAAACTGTACTAGATGATCTTTAGCTGAGTGGGAACTGACCAGGGTTATCCCAGTTGAAACTGGAAGGTTGCATGTCAAGAATCAGTACGCAGGTTTGGGGTGGTGGCTAGAGGATTTGGAGGAGcatctgaggaaggcggggtcaGCACCTGGCCCATCAAAGGCATTGTCCGTCCCATCGTTGTGGTCCCCGTGGAAGAAAGTCAGGCGAATATCTGCCGAGTCACTCGTCGCCTCCCAGAACATCAAGGAGGAGACGTTGCTCCAGAGCTCAAAAGCCGCCTTCACCGCCAGACGGACCTGCTGCTGGGGTAAGTACCAGGGCCAGTTCACCACCCGGTAGGTAAGATGCCGTTTGTACCACTGGCCTCCTGAGAAAGGAAAGAGACGGGTGTTGTGGAGCTAAGAAACAGAATTGCTGGTACAAGTATCACCTTGCccccaactagggctgccagcctccaggtggtagctggagatttcccactattacaactgacctccagccgatagagatcagttcacctggagaaaaggaccactttggcaattgaactctatggcattgaagtccctcctctccccaaaccctgccctcatcaggctccaccccaaaaacctcccgccggttgcaaagagggacctggcaaccctacccctaacacacCAGATAGCCTTAGGATAGCCTCTTTTGCTCAATCCTTCCCCATCTACAATATGGGACTATTTATACAGAtgaaccttacagggttgttgccaAGATTACAAGAACATAAAGCTCTATAAAATAAATGCTACTGTAAGTATTATTatgcgggagggaaggcagcatagtatagtccaatctcatcagatctcggaagctaagcagggtcggtcctggttagtattcggatgggagacaacaaggaataccagggtcgctatgcattggcaaaccacctctgttagcctcttgccttggaaaccccataaggggtggccataagttggctgggacttgacggcactttacaaacataCAAGAATTATTATAGGAGGGGCCCTGGGTAGACCAACTAGCTTAACTCTGGGGTCCCTGAGAGCTAGCAGCTAGCTTACATGTTACAAAGAAATTCATCACAAGTTACATGCCTGATATGAACTTCTGAGCTTGCAGAACTGTGAAATGTACCCAACTCCAAGATGTATCCATCTACCATCCATGACCCCATAGCTGAGAACTGGTTTACGCTTGCAGCAGAATGAGGCTGGAAAGTGGTAGTTAGATCCCAAGGTGGTAGAATGcattgcatctagggttgccaacctccaggtggggcacaGAGATCCCccaaattacatctgatctccagaccagagagatcagttctcctggagaaaatggctccttcggagggtggactttattgcATTTAATCCTgctgagttccctgtcctccccaaaccccaccctcccctggctccacccccaaatttctaggagttttccaaaccagagtaggcaaccctaattgcatcaCCTCCAAATTTGTTCGTACAAGTGGGAAGGAAATCACGTTTTGAACTATTTCTTTGGTTCAAAAAATTCTCTACAACAACAAACTGAGCAGTAAAGAGCAGCATAGATCCTTTTTCCCCTGATGGGCTGGTCCCGGTGGGGCATTTTCTTTTCCCGGAAGAATGTTCAAAAACcacactcctagggttgccagctctgggttaggaaatacctggagattttgaggctggggcctgaggagggtggggtttggggaggggagaggcttcaatgccatagagtccaattgccaaagcggccattttctccaggtgaactgatctctattagctggagatcagttgtaatagcagaagatctccagctaatacctggaggttactgtATTCAAAGTTATGCCTAATGCTGTAACAGTGAGTACTGCAAAGAAACAGCACTGTGGtcccaaaatgaaaaaaatatgccAATTCTGAATGTTATGACAATGATTTATCTCACAATCTTGATTGTATGGATACAAAATCCAAAAATAGTAGACAATGTataacaaaaatacaatataCACAATAAGTAGTAAAGTTTTCACTTACAAATTGAACAAGCAATTGTACCAATTTTTTTAGGCTCCAGCTATACATATAGTAGCTATTGCACCAAAAATGCCATAGGATTGGAAAGAAATAGTAAAGTTCAAGCTATACATATGGTGGTTTACTACACCAAGGACACCATAGGATTCTAATGAGGATGGGTTTTCGGTACTTTTCTACCCATTtcacctattcaggcttcatcaatccaagaaatccttgaCAGGTTACAGCACAAGGTGCTATCTACAAAAATATCCTCATCCTCCTGGTCCAACTGCAAAGATGAAAAACTACCAAGCATGAACATTCCCCTTTCTGAAGAAAAAGAGCAAGACTTGGCTCAGACTGAGACACTTCCTGTAGGAAGGCAAGATAAACAATGAGCTCACCACAATAAGCAAAGGGGATATCAAGGAAACCTAGAATAATAAAGACTGAGGCCCAAGGGCTTCCACTTTGGGCTCCTCTCCAAGAGGGGAGTAGGTCAAAAGTGtccgtctcccccacccccaaaaaagtcctCTCTGACATACCACCTACGCCTACTTTccccaagaccctggagacttAAGTTGAACAGTTTGAATTTTCAGAAATATACTTTGCTCTGAAGACAAACAGGCTATAAGAAATCTGTAATCGGTTAAAGACAGAGTGCGATGTTTTAAAACTAAtatacaaccccagcagaaaagGGATCCCCATAGATTTTCAAAAATCTTCGTCTGAATAAAGAGAGGCCTcctttttgggaagggggagatcATTGCAAAAAGGGCCGGAAAGGTCTTCTTGTTGTGATTCCTGACTGGTTAGGAACATCTACATGGCTTGCACA
This portion of the Euleptes europaea isolate rEulEur1 chromosome 19, rEulEur1.hap1, whole genome shotgun sequence genome encodes:
- the MMP28 gene encoding matrix metalloproteinase-28 is translated as MRPAVFSEAVREFQQVSHLTLSGRLDSPTVHQMSLPRCGVNDAGSLAAWKERVDALFLGRRAEKKRRKRYSHQRGQWYKRHLTYRVVNWPWYLPQQQVRLAVKAAFELWSNVSSLMFWEATSDSADIRLTFFHGDHNDGTDNAFDGPGGALAHAFFPRRGEAHFDNDERWSLDSSKGRNLFVVVAHEIGHTLGLEHSPVRRALMSPYYKKLGKDFVLSWDDILAIQNLYGKPPWGSTVQLPGKLFARFQDWSQDIEGGEHQEGNRSAHYCRSFFDAITVDLEGNLYIFKGGYFWTISRAGNTTGPQLLRTKWPGLPSTVDAAAFSEEDGKFYFFKGGRCWRYVGPSLEAGFPRKCSSTGDLPRHPDATLYFQPLHHLILFKGPKYYVVNEETFQVEPYYPRSLRDWGGVPVMANGALTHSDGFVYFFRNDRFWKFDPDKLQVVASGKWAPQLRWLGCQAEDPSQAGA